From the Solanum pennellii chromosome 4, SPENNV200 genome, one window contains:
- the LOC107015848 gene encoding regulation of nuclear pre-mRNA domain-containing protein 1B-like has translation MNSILNEQTLTDKLSKLNTTQQCIETLSHWCIFHQDKAELVVTTWGKQFHSSEMTKKVPLLYLANDILQNSKRKGNEFVIEFWKVLPAALKEIVGKDDEHGKNVVSRLVKIWEERKVFGSQTHSLKDVMLGEELPPPLELGKKRSRSVKIVKRDTRSIRTKLTVGGTAEKIVSALHLVVSEHSTEDEEMSKCKSAVHHVRKMEKDVDMALARAKHPMRKTLSKELEEEERMLKQSIEKLKVVETNRLALVSQLREALTEQESELENVRTQIQVAEAQAGEASNMRKYLDDEDYVGERKPLGTTTSPDIYGKAGETSKKTAAAIAAEVADKLTASSSSQYIMSSVLSTFAAEAAKSAGLAKPSSYLTTNSYISQPENALSDSNALMSAQLPNPPPSNPYQSMLAPHPTVHQGQYHSLANPTSQQYLQPSAGMMSPYSYGSIAALPSVPPPPPPPAPPSYMTMTQQPLSMMQQGAAAQQQQPPLPQQPPPPNFRPVTPVQPPGMLYYSQPYHSQQ, from the exons ATGAATAGTATTTTGAATGAACAAACTCTTACAGACAAGCTTTCAAAGCTTAACACCACTCAGCAGTGCATTGAAA CATTGTCCCATTGGTGCATTTTCCACCAAGATAAAGCAGAGCTGGTTGTTACAACATGGGGTAAACAGTTCCACAGTTCCGAAATGACTAAGAAAGTCCCTTTACTGTACCTTGCAAATGACATCCTGCAAAACAGCAAGCGTAAAGGAAATGAGTTTGTCATCGAGTTTTGGAAGGTTCTTCCTGCAGCACTCAAGGAGATTGTCGGAAAAGACGATGAACATGGAAAGAATGTAGTTTCCAGATTG GTTAAAATATGGGAAGAAAGGAAGGTTTTTGGATCTCAAACACACAGCCTAAAAGATGTAATGCTTGGAGAAGAGCTGCCACCACCACTGGAGCTTGGAAAAAAGCGAAGTCGTTCTGTCAAAATAGTTAAAAGGGACACGCGGTCCATAAGAACG AAATTGACTGTTGGAGGAACAGCTGAAAAAATAGTGTCAGCATTGCACTTGGTAGTCAGTGAGCATTCTACTGAAGATGAAGAAATGAGCAAATGCAAGTCTGCTGTTCACCATGTGCGAAAGATGGAAAAGGATGTTGACATGGCCCTTGCAAGAG CAAAACATCCAATGCGAAAAACCTTGTCCAAAGAACTGGAGGAGGAAGAAAGGATGTTGAAACAATCCATTGAGAAACTAAAAGTTGTTGAGACCAATAGATTGGCCCTTGTTTCACAGTTAAGGGAAGCATTAACTGAACAG GAATCTGAACTAGAGAACGTTCGGACTCAGATACAG GTGGCGGAAGCACAGGCGGGGGAAGCCAGCAACATGCGGAAGTATCTGGATGATGAAGATTATGTGGGAGAAAGAAAGCCTTTGGGTACAACAACTTCACCAGACATCTATGGAAAAGCAGGAGAAACAAGCAAGAAAACAGCTGCAGCAATCGCAGCTGAGGTAGCTGACAAGCTTACAGCTTCTAGCTCCTCTCAGTATATCATGTCGTCCGTGCTCTCTACATTTGCTGCTGAGGCAGCAAAATCTGCCGGGCTTGCAAAACCTTCATCATATCTGACCACCAACAGTTACATTTCACAACCAGAAAATGCTCTATCTGATTCAAATGCTTTAATGTCAGCACAGCTACCTAATCCTCCCCCAAGTAACCCGTATCAGTCCATGCTGGCTCCTCATCCCACAGTGCATCAGGGTCAGTATCATTCACTTGCTAATCCAACGTCCCAGCAGTATTTACAGCCATCAGCAGGAATGATGAGCCCTTATAGTTATGGGAGTATTGCTGCCTTGCCATCTGTACCACCTCCACCACCCCCACCAGCACCTCCGTCGTATATGACTATGACACAGCAACCATTGTCGATGATGCAGCAGGGTGCAGCAGCACAACAGCAACAACCACCATTACCTCAACAACCTCCCCCTCCTAATTTCCGTCCTGTCACACCTGTCCAGCCTCCTGGAATGCTGTACTATTCTCAACCATATCATTCACAACAGTGA